A stretch of the Camarhynchus parvulus chromosome 4, STF_HiC, whole genome shotgun sequence genome encodes the following:
- the ST3GAL5 gene encoding lactosylceramide alpha-2,3-sialyltransferase isoform X4 produces MKMRRPSWFLKGTRKILALFVVGGCFLYILKLHLDPEECDRTKMPYVDLDRVRRAQQFASAVLQEQCRPSYAKKEMKKLFAEKYSMDISPFVRKNMNEDEALFKYEPPFGFHKFSDKLKDLLELLPEHDLPEDLKSKHCKRCVVVGSGGILHGSELGHLLNHFDIVIRLNDAPVQGYTDHVGNKTTIRMTYPEGAPLSEHEYPPASLFVAVLFKGVDFNWLQAMVKNETLPLWMRLFFWKEVAEKIPFTSKQFRILNPVIIKETALDILQFPEPRSKFWGWDKNVPTIGVTAVVLATHLCDEVSLAGFGYDLDQPSTPLHYYNNLCMAAMKEQTMHNVTSETKFLQKLIKEKVVKDLTGGIHCEFCSKDS; encoded by the exons ATGAAGATGAGAAGACCAAGCTGGTTTTTAAAAGGTACTCGCAA AATTCTTGCACTGTTTGTGGTTGGAGGGTGCTTCCTTTATATCCTCAAATTGCATCTTGACCCTGAGGAATGTGACAGGACAAAAATGCCATATGTGGACCTCGATCGTGTAAGG agggcaCAGCAATTTGCCAGcgctgtgctgcaggagcagtgccgACCTTCTTATGCCaagaaagagatgaagaaatTGTTTGCAGAGAAATACAGCATGGACATATCTCCCTTTGTAAGGAAAAATATGAATGAAGATGaagctttatttaaatatgaacCTCCATTTGGATTTCACAAGTTCTCTGATAAACTTAAAGATCTCCTTGAACTCTTACCTGAGCATGATTTACCAGAAGATTTGAAGTCAAAGCACTGTAAGCGCTGTGTTGTTGTTGGTAGTGGTGGAATTCTCCATGGATCAGAGCTGGGTCACTTATTGAATCACTTTGATATTGTTATAAG GTTAAATGATGCACCAGTTCAAGGCTACACGGATCATGTTGGGAACAAAACAACAATACGGATGACCTACCCCGAAGGAGCCCCCCTTTCTGAGCATGAGTATCCTCCTGCAAGCTTGTTTGTGGCTGTTCTGTTTAAAGGAGTTGATTTCAACTGGCTTCAAGCCATGGTAAAAAATGAAACCTTG cCTCTGTGGATGCGACTCTTCTTTTGGAAGGAGGTTGCTGAGAAAATTCCTTTCACATCAAAGCAGTTTCGGATTCTGAATCCAGTCATTATCAAAGAAACAGCTTTGGACATTTTACAGTTCCCTGAGCCTCGGTCAAAGTTCTGGGGTTGGGATAAG aATGTACCTACAATTGGGGTCACAGCAGTTGTTCTGGCCACACATTTATGTGATGAAGTGAGCTTGGCAGGATTTGGATATGACCTGGATCAGCCCAGCACACCTTTGCACTATTACAACAACCTCTGCATGGCTGCCATGAAAGAACAAACTATGCACAATGTGACAAGTGAAACAAAATTCCTGCAAAAACTGATCAAAGAAAAAGTGGTCAAAGACCTCACTGGAGGGATACACTGTGAATTCTGCAGCAAAGACAGCTAG
- the ST3GAL5 gene encoding lactosylceramide alpha-2,3-sialyltransferase isoform X1 — MRRRRACGLGPEQSAGCAPPPAPELPALLSDNNSVKLKSDHSPPVQWCKVAAHEDEKTKLVFKRILALFVVGGCFLYILKLHLDPEECDRTKMPYVDLDRVRRAQQFASAVLQEQCRPSYAKKEMKKLFAEKYSMDISPFVRKNMNEDEALFKYEPPFGFHKFSDKLKDLLELLPEHDLPEDLKSKHCKRCVVVGSGGILHGSELGHLLNHFDIVIRLNDAPVQGYTDHVGNKTTIRMTYPEGAPLSEHEYPPASLFVAVLFKGVDFNWLQAMVKNETLPLWMRLFFWKEVAEKIPFTSKQFRILNPVIIKETALDILQFPEPRSKFWGWDKNVPTIGVTAVVLATHLCDEVSLAGFGYDLDQPSTPLHYYNNLCMAAMKEQTMHNVTSETKFLQKLIKEKVVKDLTGGIHCEFCSKDS; from the exons cACTGCTGAGTGACAATAACTCTGTGAAGCTGAAAAGTGATCATTCACCTCCTGTGCAATGGTGTAAGGTGGCTGCACATGAAGATGAGAAGACCAAGCTGGTTTTTAAAAG AATTCTTGCACTGTTTGTGGTTGGAGGGTGCTTCCTTTATATCCTCAAATTGCATCTTGACCCTGAGGAATGTGACAGGACAAAAATGCCATATGTGGACCTCGATCGTGTAAGG agggcaCAGCAATTTGCCAGcgctgtgctgcaggagcagtgccgACCTTCTTATGCCaagaaagagatgaagaaatTGTTTGCAGAGAAATACAGCATGGACATATCTCCCTTTGTAAGGAAAAATATGAATGAAGATGaagctttatttaaatatgaacCTCCATTTGGATTTCACAAGTTCTCTGATAAACTTAAAGATCTCCTTGAACTCTTACCTGAGCATGATTTACCAGAAGATTTGAAGTCAAAGCACTGTAAGCGCTGTGTTGTTGTTGGTAGTGGTGGAATTCTCCATGGATCAGAGCTGGGTCACTTATTGAATCACTTTGATATTGTTATAAG GTTAAATGATGCACCAGTTCAAGGCTACACGGATCATGTTGGGAACAAAACAACAATACGGATGACCTACCCCGAAGGAGCCCCCCTTTCTGAGCATGAGTATCCTCCTGCAAGCTTGTTTGTGGCTGTTCTGTTTAAAGGAGTTGATTTCAACTGGCTTCAAGCCATGGTAAAAAATGAAACCTTG cCTCTGTGGATGCGACTCTTCTTTTGGAAGGAGGTTGCTGAGAAAATTCCTTTCACATCAAAGCAGTTTCGGATTCTGAATCCAGTCATTATCAAAGAAACAGCTTTGGACATTTTACAGTTCCCTGAGCCTCGGTCAAAGTTCTGGGGTTGGGATAAG aATGTACCTACAATTGGGGTCACAGCAGTTGTTCTGGCCACACATTTATGTGATGAAGTGAGCTTGGCAGGATTTGGATATGACCTGGATCAGCCCAGCACACCTTTGCACTATTACAACAACCTCTGCATGGCTGCCATGAAAGAACAAACTATGCACAATGTGACAAGTGAAACAAAATTCCTGCAAAAACTGATCAAAGAAAAAGTGGTCAAAGACCTCACTGGAGGGATACACTGTGAATTCTGCAGCAAAGACAGCTAG
- the ST3GAL5 gene encoding lactosylceramide alpha-2,3-sialyltransferase isoform X3 codes for MRRRRACGLGPEQSAGCAPPPAPELPALLSDNNSVKLKSDHSPPVQWCKVAAHEDEKTKLVFKRILALFVVGGCFLYILKLHLDPEECDRTKMPYVDLDRVRRAQQFASAVLQEQCRPSYAKKEMKKLFAEKYSMDISPFVRKNMNEDEALFKYEPPFGFHKFSDKLKDLLELLPEHDLPEDLKSKHCKRCVVVGSGGILHGSELGHLLNHFDIVIRLNDAPVQGYTDHVGNKTTIRMTYPEGAPLSEHEYPPASLFVAVLFKGVDFNWLQAMPLWMRLFFWKEVAEKIPFTSKQFRILNPVIIKETALDILQFPEPRSKFWGWDKNVPTIGVTAVVLATHLCDEVSLAGFGYDLDQPSTPLHYYNNLCMAAMKEQTMHNVTSETKFLQKLIKEKVVKDLTGGIHCEFCSKDS; via the exons cACTGCTGAGTGACAATAACTCTGTGAAGCTGAAAAGTGATCATTCACCTCCTGTGCAATGGTGTAAGGTGGCTGCACATGAAGATGAGAAGACCAAGCTGGTTTTTAAAAG AATTCTTGCACTGTTTGTGGTTGGAGGGTGCTTCCTTTATATCCTCAAATTGCATCTTGACCCTGAGGAATGTGACAGGACAAAAATGCCATATGTGGACCTCGATCGTGTAAGG agggcaCAGCAATTTGCCAGcgctgtgctgcaggagcagtgccgACCTTCTTATGCCaagaaagagatgaagaaatTGTTTGCAGAGAAATACAGCATGGACATATCTCCCTTTGTAAGGAAAAATATGAATGAAGATGaagctttatttaaatatgaacCTCCATTTGGATTTCACAAGTTCTCTGATAAACTTAAAGATCTCCTTGAACTCTTACCTGAGCATGATTTACCAGAAGATTTGAAGTCAAAGCACTGTAAGCGCTGTGTTGTTGTTGGTAGTGGTGGAATTCTCCATGGATCAGAGCTGGGTCACTTATTGAATCACTTTGATATTGTTATAAG GTTAAATGATGCACCAGTTCAAGGCTACACGGATCATGTTGGGAACAAAACAACAATACGGATGACCTACCCCGAAGGAGCCCCCCTTTCTGAGCATGAGTATCCTCCTGCAAGCTTGTTTGTGGCTGTTCTGTTTAAAGGAGTTGATTTCAACTGGCTTCAAGCCATG cCTCTGTGGATGCGACTCTTCTTTTGGAAGGAGGTTGCTGAGAAAATTCCTTTCACATCAAAGCAGTTTCGGATTCTGAATCCAGTCATTATCAAAGAAACAGCTTTGGACATTTTACAGTTCCCTGAGCCTCGGTCAAAGTTCTGGGGTTGGGATAAG aATGTACCTACAATTGGGGTCACAGCAGTTGTTCTGGCCACACATTTATGTGATGAAGTGAGCTTGGCAGGATTTGGATATGACCTGGATCAGCCCAGCACACCTTTGCACTATTACAACAACCTCTGCATGGCTGCCATGAAAGAACAAACTATGCACAATGTGACAAGTGAAACAAAATTCCTGCAAAAACTGATCAAAGAAAAAGTGGTCAAAGACCTCACTGGAGGGATACACTGTGAATTCTGCAGCAAAGACAGCTAG
- the ST3GAL5 gene encoding lactosylceramide alpha-2,3-sialyltransferase isoform X2 yields the protein MRRRRACGLGPEQSAGCAPPPAPELPALLSDNNSVKLKSDHSPPVQWCKVAAHEDEKTKLVFKRILALFVVGGCFLYILKLHLDPEECDRTKMPYVDLDRRAQQFASAVLQEQCRPSYAKKEMKKLFAEKYSMDISPFVRKNMNEDEALFKYEPPFGFHKFSDKLKDLLELLPEHDLPEDLKSKHCKRCVVVGSGGILHGSELGHLLNHFDIVIRLNDAPVQGYTDHVGNKTTIRMTYPEGAPLSEHEYPPASLFVAVLFKGVDFNWLQAMVKNETLPLWMRLFFWKEVAEKIPFTSKQFRILNPVIIKETALDILQFPEPRSKFWGWDKNVPTIGVTAVVLATHLCDEVSLAGFGYDLDQPSTPLHYYNNLCMAAMKEQTMHNVTSETKFLQKLIKEKVVKDLTGGIHCEFCSKDS from the exons cACTGCTGAGTGACAATAACTCTGTGAAGCTGAAAAGTGATCATTCACCTCCTGTGCAATGGTGTAAGGTGGCTGCACATGAAGATGAGAAGACCAAGCTGGTTTTTAAAAG AATTCTTGCACTGTTTGTGGTTGGAGGGTGCTTCCTTTATATCCTCAAATTGCATCTTGACCCTGAGGAATGTGACAGGACAAAAATGCCATATGTGGACCTCGATCGT agggcaCAGCAATTTGCCAGcgctgtgctgcaggagcagtgccgACCTTCTTATGCCaagaaagagatgaagaaatTGTTTGCAGAGAAATACAGCATGGACATATCTCCCTTTGTAAGGAAAAATATGAATGAAGATGaagctttatttaaatatgaacCTCCATTTGGATTTCACAAGTTCTCTGATAAACTTAAAGATCTCCTTGAACTCTTACCTGAGCATGATTTACCAGAAGATTTGAAGTCAAAGCACTGTAAGCGCTGTGTTGTTGTTGGTAGTGGTGGAATTCTCCATGGATCAGAGCTGGGTCACTTATTGAATCACTTTGATATTGTTATAAG GTTAAATGATGCACCAGTTCAAGGCTACACGGATCATGTTGGGAACAAAACAACAATACGGATGACCTACCCCGAAGGAGCCCCCCTTTCTGAGCATGAGTATCCTCCTGCAAGCTTGTTTGTGGCTGTTCTGTTTAAAGGAGTTGATTTCAACTGGCTTCAAGCCATGGTAAAAAATGAAACCTTG cCTCTGTGGATGCGACTCTTCTTTTGGAAGGAGGTTGCTGAGAAAATTCCTTTCACATCAAAGCAGTTTCGGATTCTGAATCCAGTCATTATCAAAGAAACAGCTTTGGACATTTTACAGTTCCCTGAGCCTCGGTCAAAGTTCTGGGGTTGGGATAAG aATGTACCTACAATTGGGGTCACAGCAGTTGTTCTGGCCACACATTTATGTGATGAAGTGAGCTTGGCAGGATTTGGATATGACCTGGATCAGCCCAGCACACCTTTGCACTATTACAACAACCTCTGCATGGCTGCCATGAAAGAACAAACTATGCACAATGTGACAAGTGAAACAAAATTCCTGCAAAAACTGATCAAAGAAAAAGTGGTCAAAGACCTCACTGGAGGGATACACTGTGAATTCTGCAGCAAAGACAGCTAG
- the ST3GAL5 gene encoding lactosylceramide alpha-2,3-sialyltransferase isoform X5, with product MPYVDLDRVRRAQQFASAVLQEQCRPSYAKKEMKKLFAEKYSMDISPFVRKNMNEDEALFKYEPPFGFHKFSDKLKDLLELLPEHDLPEDLKSKHCKRCVVVGSGGILHGSELGHLLNHFDIVIRLNDAPVQGYTDHVGNKTTIRMTYPEGAPLSEHEYPPASLFVAVLFKGVDFNWLQAMVKNETLPLWMRLFFWKEVAEKIPFTSKQFRILNPVIIKETALDILQFPEPRSKFWGWDKNVPTIGVTAVVLATHLCDEVSLAGFGYDLDQPSTPLHYYNNLCMAAMKEQTMHNVTSETKFLQKLIKEKVVKDLTGGIHCEFCSKDS from the exons ATGCCATATGTGGACCTCGATCGTGTAAGG agggcaCAGCAATTTGCCAGcgctgtgctgcaggagcagtgccgACCTTCTTATGCCaagaaagagatgaagaaatTGTTTGCAGAGAAATACAGCATGGACATATCTCCCTTTGTAAGGAAAAATATGAATGAAGATGaagctttatttaaatatgaacCTCCATTTGGATTTCACAAGTTCTCTGATAAACTTAAAGATCTCCTTGAACTCTTACCTGAGCATGATTTACCAGAAGATTTGAAGTCAAAGCACTGTAAGCGCTGTGTTGTTGTTGGTAGTGGTGGAATTCTCCATGGATCAGAGCTGGGTCACTTATTGAATCACTTTGATATTGTTATAAG GTTAAATGATGCACCAGTTCAAGGCTACACGGATCATGTTGGGAACAAAACAACAATACGGATGACCTACCCCGAAGGAGCCCCCCTTTCTGAGCATGAGTATCCTCCTGCAAGCTTGTTTGTGGCTGTTCTGTTTAAAGGAGTTGATTTCAACTGGCTTCAAGCCATGGTAAAAAATGAAACCTTG cCTCTGTGGATGCGACTCTTCTTTTGGAAGGAGGTTGCTGAGAAAATTCCTTTCACATCAAAGCAGTTTCGGATTCTGAATCCAGTCATTATCAAAGAAACAGCTTTGGACATTTTACAGTTCCCTGAGCCTCGGTCAAAGTTCTGGGGTTGGGATAAG aATGTACCTACAATTGGGGTCACAGCAGTTGTTCTGGCCACACATTTATGTGATGAAGTGAGCTTGGCAGGATTTGGATATGACCTGGATCAGCCCAGCACACCTTTGCACTATTACAACAACCTCTGCATGGCTGCCATGAAAGAACAAACTATGCACAATGTGACAAGTGAAACAAAATTCCTGCAAAAACTGATCAAAGAAAAAGTGGTCAAAGACCTCACTGGAGGGATACACTGTGAATTCTGCAGCAAAGACAGCTAG